From one Alosa alosa isolate M-15738 ecotype Scorff River chromosome 5, AALO_Geno_1.1, whole genome shotgun sequence genomic stretch:
- the LOC125294699 gene encoding arrestin domain-containing protein 1-like isoform X2 — MGHTPSHSRLSFQPTLHQPILDISYSSVTKDFTYMLLKNGTIVLKATSDLRGYTPGQIIKLEMEIENRSGKSTSTVVASLIQKVTYKTKRSINDLRTVAKVVGAGVKAKTEAKWKEQIVVPFVAHSTLEGCGLINFEYYIQVSLKSPDVLLTLPIFIGNVAVDTTHPSDSASSSAPLLGRSTSPRRWAGRRPRRS; from the exons ATGGGTCACACACCTTCCCATTCACGTTTGTCGTTCCAG CCAACGCTCCATCAACCTATTTTG GATATTAGCTACTCCTCTGTCACTAAGGACTTCACGTACATGCTTCTGAAAAATGGTACCATTGTGCTAAAGGCGACCAGTGACCTGCGAGGGTACACCCCTGGCCAAATCATTAAACTAGAAATGGAGATTGAGAACAGGTCGGGGAAATCCACAAGCACAGTGGTAGCCAGCCTCATACAG AAAGTGACCTATAAAACTAAAAGGTCCATCAATGACCTGAGGACCGTTGCGAAAGTGGTGGGTGCCGGCGTGAAGGCCAAGACGGAGGCCAAGTGGAAGGAGCAGATTGTTGTGCCTTTTGTTGCTCACTCCACTCTGGAGGGCTGTGGACTAATCAACTTTGAATATTACATCCAG GTCTCGCTGAAATCCCCTGACGTATTACTGACTCTTCCCATCTTCATTGGCAATGTTGCCGTGGACACCACCCATCCCAGCGACTCTGCCTCCTCCAGTGCCCCCCTGCTGGGCAGGAGCACAAGCCCCCGGAGGTGGGCAGGCCGCAGGCCGAGGAGATCGTGA
- the LOC125294699 gene encoding arrestin domain-containing protein 1-like isoform X1: protein MADKGILKNGSHTFPFTFVVPANAPSTYFGNYGRTIFEIRAFVDLPHFSNGYKAERVFYIQKPLNLNTVPNIQDISYSSVTKDFTYMLLKNGTIVLKATSDLRGYTPGQIIKLEMEIENRSGKSTSTVVASLIQKVTYKTKRSINDLRTVAKVVGAGVKAKTEAKWKEQIVVPFVAHSTLEGCGLINFEYYIQVSLKSPDVLLTLPIFIGNVAVDTTHPSDSASSSAPLLGRSTSPRRWAGRRPRRS, encoded by the exons ATGGCTGACAAAG GCATTCTGAAGAATGGGTCACACACCTTCCCATTCACGTTTGTCGTTCCAG CCAACGCTCCATCAACCTATTTTGGTAATTATGGCAGGACTATATTTGAAATCCGAGCCTTTGTTGACTTGCCTCACTTTTCAAATGGCTACAAGGCAGAGAGGGTTTTCTACATCCAAAAGCCCCTTAACCTCAACACTGTACCTAATATTCAG GATATTAGCTACTCCTCTGTCACTAAGGACTTCACGTACATGCTTCTGAAAAATGGTACCATTGTGCTAAAGGCGACCAGTGACCTGCGAGGGTACACCCCTGGCCAAATCATTAAACTAGAAATGGAGATTGAGAACAGGTCGGGGAAATCCACAAGCACAGTGGTAGCCAGCCTCATACAG AAAGTGACCTATAAAACTAAAAGGTCCATCAATGACCTGAGGACCGTTGCGAAAGTGGTGGGTGCCGGCGTGAAGGCCAAGACGGAGGCCAAGTGGAAGGAGCAGATTGTTGTGCCTTTTGTTGCTCACTCCACTCTGGAGGGCTGTGGACTAATCAACTTTGAATATTACATCCAG GTCTCGCTGAAATCCCCTGACGTATTACTGACTCTTCCCATCTTCATTGGCAATGTTGCCGTGGACACCACCCATCCCAGCGACTCTGCCTCCTCCAGTGCCCCCCTGCTGGGCAGGAGCACAAGCCCCCGGAGGTGGGCAGGCCGCAGGCCGAGGAGATCGTGA
- the LOC125294092 gene encoding arrestin domain-containing protein 1-like isoform X2, with product MVGEWPCPNKAEQGAIKVKCHGYCGVSTKLNDTSWAAEEQYFNSTISVADKGTLKKGPHTFPFKFLLPATAPTSYEGPYGKIIFEIRAFVDTPRFSKDYKAEKPFFILKPLDLNNVPDIQDISSSSVTKDFTYMLVKNGTIVLKATSDLRGYTPGQIIKLETEIENKSGKSTSTVVASLIQKVTYKTKRPIHDLRTIAEVEGSGVKANKEAKWKEQIIVPPLPQSPLQGCELINIDYYIQVSLKSPDVLLTLPIFIGNVSVDTTRRTPSRPVPPVPRSTPPTVPKTAPPRPAPRPRPRSCYASPSAPPAEPEHLPLEVGTPQAEELPTKSHSQQQQGPGAQAAASPHAFSYAPGLSFSSQMRQNASAAPMFSVSTGATKPFYTESNVAPVQTACPLILPPNYGPTAYPYEPPPSYDETCNNT from the exons CCATCAAGGTGAAATGCCATGGCTACTGTGGAGTGAGCACCAAATTAAATGATACGTCATGGGCAGCAGAAGAGCAATATTTCAACAGCACTATCTCGGTGGCTGACAAAG GCACTTTGAAGAAGGGCCCTCATACCTTTCCATTCAAGTTTCTGTTACCAG CCACTGCTCCTACATCCTATGAAGGACCTTATGGCAAGATTATATTTGAAATTCGAGCCTTTGTTGACACGCCACGCTTTTCAAAGGACTACAAGGCAGAGAAGCCTTTCTTCATCCTAAAGCCCCTAGACCTCAATAATGTGCCTGATATTCAG GATATTAGCTCCTCCTCTGTCACTAAGGACTTCACCTACATGCTTGTGAAAAATGGTACCATTGTGCTGAAGGCGACCAGTGACCTGAGAGGGTACACTCCAGGCCAGATCATTAAACTTGAAACAGAGATCGAGAACAAGTCAGGGAAATCCACAAGCACAGTGGTAGCCAGCCTCATACAG AAAGTGACATATAAGACCAAGAGGCCCATCCATGACTTGAGGACCATTGCAGAAGTGGAAGGCTCGGGTGTGAAAGCCAACAAAGAGGCCAAGTGGAAGGAGCAGATCATCGTGCCCCCTCTTCCCCAGTCCCCTCTGCAAGGCTGTGAACTCATCAACATTGACTATTACATCCAG GTTTCGCTGAAATCCCCTGACGTATTACTGACTCTTCCCATCTTCATTGGCAACGTCTCTGTGGACACCACCCGTCGCACACCGTCGCGGCCTGTGCCCCCAGTGCCCCGGTCAACTCCTCCCACTGTCCCCAAGACAGCGCCCCCGAGACCGGCCCCCAGGCCTCGACCCCGCAGCTGCTACGCTTCCCCAAGCGCCCCGCCGGCCGAGCCAGAGCACCTGCCCCTGGAAGTGGGCACGCCGCAGGCTGAGGAGCTTCCCACCAAGAGCCACTCCCAGCAACAGCAGGGGCCTGGCGCCCAGGCTGCAGCCTCGCCACATGCCTTCAGTTATGCCCCGGGCCTGTCGTTCTCATCGCAGATGAGGCAAAATGCCTCAGCAGCACCTATGTTCAGTGTGTCCACGGGGGCCACCAAACCTTTTTACACCGAGAGCAATGTTGCACCTGTACAAACAGCATGCCCATTGATCTTGCCGCCAAACTATGGACCCACAGCATATCCATATG AGCCTCCTCCCTCTTATGATGAAACCTGCAACAATACCTGA
- the LOC125294092 gene encoding arrestin domain-containing protein 1-like isoform X1, with translation MGKLEEFEISFTDNKVVYNPGDSITGTVKITNSEPIQCKAIKVKCHGYCGVSTKLNDTSWAAEEQYFNSTISVADKGTLKKGPHTFPFKFLLPATAPTSYEGPYGKIIFEIRAFVDTPRFSKDYKAEKPFFILKPLDLNNVPDIQDISSSSVTKDFTYMLVKNGTIVLKATSDLRGYTPGQIIKLETEIENKSGKSTSTVVASLIQKVTYKTKRPIHDLRTIAEVEGSGVKANKEAKWKEQIIVPPLPQSPLQGCELINIDYYIQVSLKSPDVLLTLPIFIGNVSVDTTRRTPSRPVPPVPRSTPPTVPKTAPPRPAPRPRPRSCYASPSAPPAEPEHLPLEVGTPQAEELPTKSHSQQQQGPGAQAAASPHAFSYAPGLSFSSQMRQNASAAPMFSVSTGATKPFYTESNVAPVQTACPLILPPNYGPTAYPYEPPPSYDETCNNT, from the exons ATGGGAAAACTCGAAGAATTCGAAATTTCTTTCACGGACAACAAAGTGGTTTACAATCCAGGGGATTCAATCACAGGAACCGTGAAAATAACAAACTCCGAGCCTATACAATGTAAAg CCATCAAGGTGAAATGCCATGGCTACTGTGGAGTGAGCACCAAATTAAATGATACGTCATGGGCAGCAGAAGAGCAATATTTCAACAGCACTATCTCGGTGGCTGACAAAG GCACTTTGAAGAAGGGCCCTCATACCTTTCCATTCAAGTTTCTGTTACCAG CCACTGCTCCTACATCCTATGAAGGACCTTATGGCAAGATTATATTTGAAATTCGAGCCTTTGTTGACACGCCACGCTTTTCAAAGGACTACAAGGCAGAGAAGCCTTTCTTCATCCTAAAGCCCCTAGACCTCAATAATGTGCCTGATATTCAG GATATTAGCTCCTCCTCTGTCACTAAGGACTTCACCTACATGCTTGTGAAAAATGGTACCATTGTGCTGAAGGCGACCAGTGACCTGAGAGGGTACACTCCAGGCCAGATCATTAAACTTGAAACAGAGATCGAGAACAAGTCAGGGAAATCCACAAGCACAGTGGTAGCCAGCCTCATACAG AAAGTGACATATAAGACCAAGAGGCCCATCCATGACTTGAGGACCATTGCAGAAGTGGAAGGCTCGGGTGTGAAAGCCAACAAAGAGGCCAAGTGGAAGGAGCAGATCATCGTGCCCCCTCTTCCCCAGTCCCCTCTGCAAGGCTGTGAACTCATCAACATTGACTATTACATCCAG GTTTCGCTGAAATCCCCTGACGTATTACTGACTCTTCCCATCTTCATTGGCAACGTCTCTGTGGACACCACCCGTCGCACACCGTCGCGGCCTGTGCCCCCAGTGCCCCGGTCAACTCCTCCCACTGTCCCCAAGACAGCGCCCCCGAGACCGGCCCCCAGGCCTCGACCCCGCAGCTGCTACGCTTCCCCAAGCGCCCCGCCGGCCGAGCCAGAGCACCTGCCCCTGGAAGTGGGCACGCCGCAGGCTGAGGAGCTTCCCACCAAGAGCCACTCCCAGCAACAGCAGGGGCCTGGCGCCCAGGCTGCAGCCTCGCCACATGCCTTCAGTTATGCCCCGGGCCTGTCGTTCTCATCGCAGATGAGGCAAAATGCCTCAGCAGCACCTATGTTCAGTGTGTCCACGGGGGCCACCAAACCTTTTTACACCGAGAGCAATGTTGCACCTGTACAAACAGCATGCCCATTGATCTTGCCGCCAAACTATGGACCCACAGCATATCCATATG AGCCTCCTCCCTCTTATGATGAAACCTGCAACAATACCTGA